DNA from Rhipicephalus sanguineus isolate Rsan-2018 chromosome 11, BIME_Rsan_1.4, whole genome shotgun sequence:
GGTAAACATGGATCCCTCCCACTCCCTGGTGCGAAGCTAATCGAGGCGTTGAACAAGACTGGAACGTATTGTCATCTCATTGCATGTGTTCTTCAAGCCTCTCGGGTATTCAAGGCTTCGTTCGCTTTCACGTAGAGCGTACTAAGTGTAGCCATTGAACAGAGGACGGTGGTATTACACATACTAACGCAGTCAGGCAGTCTGTGTAACATTTTTATGAGAGGCTTAAGTTGAAGCGTACAAGTGCTTGGGAACGTGCTGCACGTAAGAACAATGGTTTATATCCCCATGGCTTTTGAAGGCCTCAATCACTACACCCACCGTTATCTCCGGACAAACCAGTCGACTCCGTCTCAACGAGTGTTCAGTGAAAGGAAATCTTTCTGGTGATTTATTGTTGATCAAGGTAAAGAACACTACGTTTTTGATTAGCTAAAAGACACTTTATTCTTCCATCATGTCAGCCTTGGACTTAATACAAGCACTGGAGGGCTTGGCGTACTGTGGCTTGACGTAGTGCTGTGGTTGCCCCAAGGTGCACCTTGTAACACTTTGGCACCTGGAACCTACTTTTCCTATGAACATTACCGTATTCCAGTACTTATTCCGGAATGATTTTGATCCCTAAGGCGAATTGACAAATAGGTGCAAGGCAAGGTACAGTCGACAGTTTGTCAACCGATGTGGAGCAAGAAACCACCATCAAGAATACTGAACGAAAGCCTCTGAAGCTCAAGCAGGAACGTGGTAATAAAGCATTATTTATGTAATCTCTTCAGACAAGCTTTTAGCTCTCCTTAAGAATTCGAGTACTGAACGGTCACCAACGGGAACgcgactcgaaaaaaaaaaaaagccatcgaCCCGTTGTCAGAAACGAGGAATGACTGAAGACACATTGAACATCTCGAAGCctctgaatggatggatggaaattcTATTGTGATCGAGTCGTATTCCATCACTGTCGTCAACGACATCAAGATCCTTCATCGTTTTTGGAACAGGATTTTCCGATTCCAATTTTGATTTTTGCGAGATCCGTGGTTCCTGCGAGCGCTTATTCAATTCAGCGGATCACAAACGGAGTTGCCGCCGGGGGTGGTCGCTTCACCGACAAAAACTATTTTCAAGTCTTATTGACTTGGTATCGAAAGAAGAAGGAAATATGCGCTGTATAAGACAGGTCGCCAGGAAATCGAAATGATATTGCGAGAATAACGTCTTCAATATAGAGAAAAGCTCTTACCGGGAACCGTTGAATAAGAGAGGTCTCAGAAAATCGATAGGACGTTGTGAGAACGACGTTTTAAAGTTAGAGAAAACGTCCTATGAAACCTGACAAAAggttgggaaagagagagagcggcATTCTTAGATTGGAACTGTTCCTTCTATTGTTGTATGAACAAGAAAAAGCTAGCAAGTAGGTAAAAAAGATAAAGGAACTTGGAGTTTCAacgttcttttctctttcatttttttttacaaagagaGCTGTTAGACTTCATGGGATTGAGTGCGGTGTCTCAGTCGCTCCAGTGCTCCACTGCAGAGGACTTCGCTCGGATCGGCTCAACTTACCAAGCAATACATTGAAGTGTATGCCTCTGACATGTGAAACGTCCATCGTGGATGACTCCAACATGAAAGCTTCAGCACTCGAATTGCTCAAAGGTAGACTATTTTGTGATATACTTTCACAAACAATATCCGCGAAGATGGAGGCGGAGTTGAAGCGCGGATAAGCGCAGACAGACCTGCTCAAGTAAGTACGTGTGGTCGAAGCTTGCTTTTGAGATGACCCGAACGTCTGGATGTTGGAGTCCGGTGGCTCAGGGATGAATACATTCGGTGTCAACAAGTTGTAAGGGTTTCCCTAGGTTCCTCGAGTCAGACGCTGTCCAGTGGAACACGGTTATCGTAGTTTTGTCGAAACGTTTTCCGTGTGAGTCCCGAGCCTTCGACTTGAGCTCACGACGAAGTGCATTCGAACGAGGACCAGTAACATATAGAAGAAGGTCGTTCAAAGCCTTCAAATGCTGGGAAGTTCAGCGCGCCGCTTCTTCGGGCAAGACCCTGTACGGCGCCACCTGATGCTCGTTcttctctctgtcctcatcgctGCCGTCCTGGGCAGCGTACGGGTGGTCGCCGGCGTCGACTGCGGCAGCGGTGCCGACATCAGTGCGCCGTTCTCCTCCACTCGAGCCGTTCCTAGACGTCGTACGGGGACGTGCGCCGACGCTGAACAGGACTGCATCGGACGGTTGACCTGCGGCATGGCCTTCCACGGCCACCGCCTGGACTGCAAGCGAGAGCTGGCTGGTCGCACGCCGGGTCGCTGCTCGGTCCACTGCCGCCAGTCTCTCGTCTCCCTGGCGAGCACCGAGGAAGGCTACGCCTACATCGGCTGCGAGTGCGGCGAGGACGACTTCTGCCGGGCGTTGCGACTGCGGCTCGCTCCTTGCTGGTGGCAGAAGCCCTGCGCCGCGTCAACCTCGACAGCCAACGCGACGGGATTCCAGCTGCCCCCCGGCGGTGGTCTGACGACTCTTTCTTCGCCGTCATCGCcaccttcgtcgtcgtcttcgagGCCGCAGTGTTCGCAGCTGGCCCAGGACTGCGTCGAGGACCCGGTGTGCTCGGTGGCGTGGGACTACTACCGCCGCTTCTGTCACGAGGTTCTGGACGGCGTCGCAGACAACTGTTCGACGCGGTGCCGGAACAGCGTACGCATCCTGATGCGCATGGAGAAGGCTCACAGACTGCTGGACTGCGCGTGCGACGGACGCGTCACGCGGGTGACCTGCGGCAACGAATTGAACCGGGTGCGTACCGCCTGCTTTCGCCTAGATGGCATACATCCAAGTGGAGCAAGCGCGGGACTACTCAGTGCCGACAGTGTCGCCAGACGTACTGTTCTGTTGGTGCATCTCTTGATCCTTTTCGGTTGGTGACTTTCAGTGTGCGCGAATGAGCGCCGCGAAGTTAAATGTCTTTCTTCCGATCTCCGCGGTGGTGATTGTGGCTCATAATCTAGCATGAAACTGATTTGTACAGCTGTCGTTCGGTGTTTTCTCGTCTCTATATCCTCGTTCTTTGGCGATGCAGCCAGCGATGCTGTACCGTGCCAACTCGCCAAACTACCAATCCCACTGAACTGAAACTAGTTGCCGACGGCGTATGGCGACTCATAGTCCCAGCGTGAGTACACAGTATACGTTTTGTAATGAACCGTACGCCATTATGTTTCTCTATAGCCCCTTTAATCTCGTGGGAGTTCATTCTGTAAGCGCTCACTTGTAGCACACATTATGTTCCTAGTATACTCTTGCCAATGGCAACCCTGAAAATACGAAGAATCACCAAGCAGCGACAAAAGGAAACATGCAGTAGCTACCCAGATATGCAGTTAAATGCGTTGACGTGTTTACAAAGTAACGAATACGTTTTTGAGAGCGTGTTAAAGGTTCTGTTGTAGGACACTAGGCATAATGATTACTGGAAATCCTTGAAGTCTCTTTATAGCATCCACTGTGGACACGTCTATCtgaatcaacttttttttttcttcagctgaaCTTGCATGCGTCTTGTCACAAATTCATTGTGCTTCCAATCGTTCTTGCATGTCCTTGGACTCCTTTCCTTGTAGACTGTGGTCTTGAAATAAATTTATCCTAACGCTGTTGTTTAATGTGCCGTGTTGTCCGATATCACCCGATTCTTTGCAGTCTAATCTTGTGTTTTGTTGCGTTCCGTCTGAGCATCTATATAATGTGTTTTTGTACTGTATAGACGATCGGTCTAATGCCGACACGCTGGTGAAGTGGCTGTATCATTTTGCAGATTAGATCTCGTCGGCTCTATATAGCTCGGCTGCTTAGACCACGTACGAATGAACAGGGGTGTGGAAATGCCAAAATGCAATTGTGCTTGAGTTTTAAATGCACATGAACGATGACAGCGGGTAGTCAGTCAGAGTAAATCCGTTACTATTCCGTATACGGCGTCGCGACCGGCCTCTGGACAGTGTAATGCCATAGCGCCTAATCTTAGTCGTTTCAGCGACACCGTATCATATAGTATATacgaagaaaaagtcacagtgaGAAACATAACACTTAAtctgacgtttcggccggggaCCCGGCCTAATAAATGTGATGATGTTCACTTTGACTTTTGATTCAAGGAACACCTAcccctgaatatatatatatatatatatatatatatatatatatatatatatatatatatatatatatatatatatatatatatatatatatatatatatatatatatatatatatatatatatatatatgtgtgtgtgtgtgtgtgtgtgtgtgtgtgtgtgtgtgtgtgtgtgtgtgtgtgtgtgtgtgtgtgtgtgcgccacaTTCTGGCACATATATACGGGACAGGCACTTGTTGAACTAAGCTATAGAAATGCACTCCGTAGAACGCTGTTGTGGTTTCCTCGGGGCAGTTTGGCGGAGCACGATAAGCCTCTTAGGCTGTATCGAGTGTCTTTAGTCGCAGAGTGCGTTTATTGATTGCTTCACTTATCGTATCGCACACACTCCGCTCGACAATTTACGTCTCGGATCCTCTTTCCGCGCGTACGCGTTCTATCACTGCCCCATCCCTTATGCAattccttaaaaaaagaaaaaaaaaaacatttcttctTTTCGCACATTTGGCGCTGGTGAGACAGAATCTGGCTTCCGTTTCGTGATGGGCGCCGTTAGAGTTTCGCAACACACCGCGTGATCAGCCCAGTTTCGTTTCGACACACGTCTCGGAGCCTCTCATCGAGGGAGGGTAATTTCCGCAGCTCTCGCTGTCAACGACGCGTCTCGTGTCGACGAAACGAGGAGCCGTGTTG
Protein-coding regions in this window:
- the LOC119373367 gene encoding growth arrest-specific protein 1, producing MLGSSARRFFGQDPVRRHLMLVLLSVLIAAVLGSVRVVAGVDCGSGADISAPFSSTRAVPRRRTGTCADAEQDCIGRLTCGMAFHGHRLDCKRELAGRTPGRCSVHCRQSLVSLASTEEGYAYIGCECGEDDFCRALRLRLAPCWWQKPCAASTSTANATGFQLPPGGGLTTLSSPSSPPSSSSSRPQCSQLAQDCVEDPVCSVAWDYYRRFCHEVLDGVADNCSTRCRNSVRILMRMEKAHRLLDCACDGRVTRVTCGNELNRVRTACFRLDGIHPSGASAGLLSADSVARRTVLLVHLLILFGW